ATTACAGCTCATCAACTTAATGATGAAAATATAAATATTAAAAAAAATGATTATTTAAAAAGAGAAAATTTTTATATTAAAGACGATATTATTAATAACATCGATGAAGAGAATTTTTTAAAAATTTTTCATGAAAATATTTCTCAGTTAGTTCATTTAAAAAATGGATCTGATAAAAATTATTTGAAAAAATATAAAACATCACAATTTACTGAAAATTTTAATGAGAAAAATTTATTTAATTTCATATTACAAACAACAAATTTAATAAAACATGGGTTAAATAATAAAGAAGAAATTCTTAATATTTTAAAAAATAGTTTTATAAATGTAGTAAACGAAGAATTAAATAATCAGCTAAATAATAAGGTAAAAGATATATTTGGTTTATTTAATCTTAAAGGAAGAAGTTTAGTAAGTTTAAATTTAGATGAAAATTTATCTTTAAGTAATTCTGAAATTAAAATATTTTTATCACTTTTTGAAAAAAAAGATTATTTATTTTTTATCCAAAACAGCATTCATAAATCTGATAATAGAAATCAATTAAATATTGGTATTGGATTTAGAAAATTTAATAAAAATTATATGTTGGGTATAAATAATTTTTTAGATTATGATGTTTTTCATGAAAACACTAGGACTAGTATTGGTATTGAATATTGGCAAAATTTTTTTAAATTAAGTGCAAATACTTATTTTAGACTAAGTGGATGGAATCATTTAGATAGTCAAAAATTATTTTTTAATGATATTAATTTTTCTAAAGGTGATAAGTTTTTTAATTATAATGAATATTATGAAAGACCTGTTAATGGATGGGATATTAAAATAGAAGGATTTTTTCCTAAAATACCAGAAATTATTTTGAATCTTTCTTATGAAAAATATTATGGAAATATAGGTTTTAAAGAAAAGTATTTTAATATTGAACATAAAAAATTGTTTTCTCCATGTATATTTATAATAGGAATATCTTATAGGCCAATACCTGCATTAGTTTTTTCAGCTGGAAAAGTGTTAACTTTATCAGGTGAAACTAATAGTAGTTTCGGTATTAGTTTAAATTTTAAATTTGGTATGCCTTGGGAAAATCAAATTCGACCTAATGAAGAAAATATATTTATTTCTTCTTCTATAAAAAGAAATAAATATGATTTTGTAGATAGAAACGATAATATAGTATTAGAATATAGAAAAAAACATTTAATTAAATTGGAAACATTACATAAAATAATAAATTATCCTGGAACTGAAAATTCATTAAATATTAAAGTCGATTCAATCGATTATTTTAAGAATATGATTTTTAATAATACTGAAGAATTTAATAAGAATGATGGTTATATTAAAAAAGGAGTGGGTTATAATTATATTCTTGTATTACCCAAATATAATTTTCGAAATATTAATAAAAATCATTATAGGATTAAATTAACAGCTTTTGATATTTATAATAATAAATCTATATCTTATATAGATGTAACTGTTTTAAAACCTAATATAAATAGGACATTTTCAACATTTACTGTTTTTCCTAAACAAATATTAGTAAATAGAGAATCTGCAAAAGTTATATTTGAAGCAAGGGATATGAATAACAATGTTATTGCTAATATAAAAAATTTAGAATTTATAGTTTATAAAGGAACAACAGAAAAACATAATGTACATATTTCTAAGATAATAGAGAAACCTAAAGGGACATATTCTGCAGAAATAACTAGTGAATCTATTGCTAATAAAATTTTTTTAGGAGTAAAGGTAAATAAGAGAATTAATAAAAATTTATATGATTATGTAAGTATAATAAATCCTTCAGCAGATAATATCCAAATTGTAACCAATGTTTATAAAGCTAAAGTTGGTGATGCTATTCCAATGACTATACTTGTATTTGATAAAAAAGGCAGTAGATTAGGTAATGCTTCAGTTAGAATAGAAACAGTATCTATTAAGGATCGTCAAGGTAGAATACGTAAAGATTCTGGTTTATTACGTATTTATAATTTAAGAACAGAAAAATCATATACTGGTAGAAAATTTTTGTTTTATACAAATAGTTTTGGTCAAATACCTATACGTATGTTTGATCCTCAAGGTATTGGTGTTAAAACTGAATTAGATTTTATTGCTGATAATTATATCAGAAAAAGAATTTCTTTTATATATACAGTAAGTACTAGTCCTGATACTCCTAATGCCAATATGTATGGTCATATGACTGATATTATAGAAGTTAATGGGACTAAATTTTTTAGACCACCATTAATGCAAGAATTTAGGGGAGATGTTGTTCGTCATCATTTAAATGAAGACTGGGCTGCATTAACTTGGGATAACGCAGTATTATACTGTAAGAATATTAGAAATGGTGAAGTTCCAGATAAATTTAAAGTTGCTTATCTTTTAGCTGCACATCCTAGTGATGAGATATTTAGTAATTATGGATGGCCTTTAACTACTGATTTCGCGGAAGTTTGGACTTCAAGTTGGACAATTAAAGCATATATTCCTAGACCATTGTATTATTTTTATAATTTTATAACTAAAGAAGAAATTGAAGGTATAAATAGTTCTTCTTATGCAGTTACATGTGAGGTAAAATAAATTTTTGATTTTATTTATTTTTTAAATTTTTAATTTTTTAAAACTAAAAATTTAGTTTTATTATTTAGTTTATTTGATAATGAATGAGTTTTTATGATATTTAATTTATAAAATTCAGCTGTTTCTTTATTTCCTATAGCAGCAAAATTTTTTACTTTAAATTGAAATATTTTTTTTATTGCAATTGCGGTACTTTTGCAAAAATGTTTTTTCCATAAAGGATATTTATTTATGAAAGTACTACACTGTTTAAATGGTTCATTATGACTAAAAACATGATTAATATTATTAATGTTTTTAGATTTATCAAATGTTATTAAACAATGTTTAATTGGTATTTTAAATTTAAAATGAATTTTCAAAGAACTATTTTTAAACAAATTATTTACTTTACTTATTATTCCAGAACAATTATTTTCTATAGGAACTATGGCAAAATTAATAATATTTCTTTCCATATAAGAGAATAATTCATCAAAACTATTACAACTTATATTAAAAATTTTTTTTTTATTAAAAAAAAAATTTTTAATATAAGTTAATGTAGCTAAATTAGAATAAGTACCTTTAGGTCCTAAAAAAGCTATACTTATAATAGAACTATCATTTTTTATTTTGTTATAAATATTTTTTATATAAAATTCAAAGTTATTTATAGTTATAATTTTATATAATAAATTTTTTGAAAAATAAAAATCACAATTTATATTAATTTTATTAGTCATAAATTATAATAAAAAATTTTGGAATATATCTTGTAATTTATCATATATAATAAAAATATTCCATTTTTTATTTTTTAATATGTACGTGATCATTAATATCAATTAAACATTTCCATCCTGTTGCAAATGAGACTTCTTCTAGTGATTTTTTTAAATTTTGTCTAAATTTCCAAAGTACAATAATACTACTACCACAAAGTTTTTGTAAAGTTTGTACTTTATAAGATAAAGGATTTT
This region of Enterobacteriaceae endosymbiont of Plateumaris rustica genomic DNA includes:
- a CDS encoding prephenate dehydratase domain-containing protein codes for the protein MTNKININCDFYFSKNLLYKIITINNFEFYIKNIYNKIKNDSSIISIAFLGPKGTYSNLATLTYIKNFFFNKKKIFNISCNSFDELFSYMERNIINFAIVPIENNCSGIISKVNNLFKNSSLKIHFKFKIPIKHCLITFDKSKNINNINHVFSHNEPFKQCSTFINKYPLWKKHFCKSTAIAIKKIFQFKVKNFAAIGNKETAEFYKLNIIKTHSLSNKLNNKTKFLVLKN
- a CDS encoding inverse autotransporter beta domain-containing protein — its product is MKKYKTSQFTENFNEKNLFNFILQTTNLIKHGLNNKEEILNILKNSFINVVNEELNNQLNNKVKDIFGLFNLKGRSLVSLNLDENLSLSNSEIKIFLSLFEKKDYLFFIQNSIHKSDNRNQLNIGIGFRKFNKNYMLGINNFLDYDVFHENTRTSIGIEYWQNFFKLSANTYFRLSGWNHLDSQKLFFNDINFSKGDKFFNYNEYYERPVNGWDIKIEGFFPKIPEIILNLSYEKYYGNIGFKEKYFNIEHKKLFSPCIFIIGISYRPIPALVFSAGKVLTLSGETNSSFGISLNFKFGMPWENQIRPNEENIFISSSIKRNKYDFVDRNDNIVLEYRKKHLIKLETLHKIINYPGTENSLNIKVDSIDYFKNMIFNNTEEFNKNDGYIKKGVGYNYILVLPKYNFRNINKNHYRIKLTAFDIYNNKSISYIDVTVLKPNINRTFSTFTVFPKQILVNRESAKVIFEARDMNNNVIANIKNLEFIVYKGTTEKHNVHISKIIEKPKGTYSAEITSESIANKIFLGVKVNKRINKNLYDYVSIINPSADNIQIVTNVYKAKVGDAIPMTILVFDKKGSRLGNASVRIETVSIKDRQGRIRKDSGLLRIYNLRTEKSYTGRKFLFYTNSFGQIPIRMFDPQGIGVKTELDFIADNYIRKRISFIYTVSTSPDTPNANMYGHMTDIIEVNGTKFFRPPLMQEFRGDVVRHHLNEDWAALTWDNAVLYCKNIRNGEVPDKFKVAYLLAAHPSDEIFSNYGWPLTTDFAEVWTSSWTIKAYIPRPLYYFYNFITKEEIEGINSSSYAVTCEVK